A part of Desulfomicrobium baculatum DSM 4028 genomic DNA contains:
- a CDS encoding cobalamin B12-binding domain-containing protein, with product MTEKSGVNLESRREALYSLMLNAEREEALGLLLEHAGAHGFQAAVNVLLEPVLERIGEAWHLENLSLAQGYVAGKIAEDLLVAAAESGGDLPLDVKGPVVLGNVEDDYHSLGRKMVAVFLRAAGWKVIDLGNDVTPQNFIAAALEHDARVVGVSAMMLTTAENIRALRTEIDAQGLRGKVQLAVGGAVFKLRPELTLEVGGDGTASSAIQAPELFDRLWAKSLETDGI from the coding sequence ATGACTGAAAAGAGTGGCGTCAATCTGGAATCGCGCAGGGAAGCCTTGTATTCATTGATGCTTAACGCTGAGCGTGAAGAGGCTCTGGGACTGTTGCTCGAACACGCGGGGGCCCACGGCTTTCAGGCGGCGGTTAACGTTCTGCTCGAACCTGTGCTGGAGCGGATAGGGGAAGCCTGGCATCTGGAAAATCTGTCCCTGGCCCAAGGCTATGTGGCCGGGAAGATCGCCGAGGACCTTCTGGTCGCCGCTGCCGAATCCGGCGGGGATCTGCCGCTGGATGTCAAAGGGCCGGTGGTGCTTGGCAATGTGGAGGATGACTACCATTCGCTGGGGCGCAAGATGGTCGCGGTATTTTTGCGCGCCGCCGGCTGGAAGGTCATTGATCTGGGCAACGACGTGACACCCCAGAATTTTATCGCGGCGGCCCTGGAGCACGATGCGAGGGTTGTCGGGGTCTCGGCCATGATGCTGACCACGGCCGAGAACATCCGCGCCCTGCGGACCGAGATCGATGCCCAGGGGCTTCGCGGCAAGGTTCAACTGGCCGTGGGCGGGGCGGTCTTCAAGCTGCGGCCGGAACTGACGCTTGAGGTCGGCGGCGACGGCACGGCCTCCAGTGCCATCCAGGCCCCGGAGCTGTTTGACCGGCTTTGGGCCAAAAGCCTTGAGACGGACGGGATATGA
- a CDS encoding BMP family lipoprotein: protein MKRFLVSLGLMTVLLFPSLVSAKDLTIGLILVGPYNDKGYSQAQYEGGKYVEEKLPGTKLIYLDKVNPADRPGLTIPQIVDDLVEKGADLIIAGSDDMKDGIREAASLHPDKTFVHVSGDDVITGKAPANLGNLFGRMEYGKMMAGFTAALTSKTGKVAYLGPLINEETRRLAASAFLGARYAWTEVLGKKAEDLKFKVSWIGFWFNIPGVTTDPAQVAGSFFDGGYDVVISGIDTPEAVAVARQKRDQGREAWAVPYDYAKACEGQGPTCIGVPYFNWGPSFLRQAKAVQDGSWKQDFQWEAPHWADINDHDASTVGFMAGEGLSAENKARLDAFVADLGAHKINLFSGPLNFQDGTPFLKAGDTATDEQVWSLPQLLEGMEGQSSAQ, encoded by the coding sequence ATGAAGCGTTTTCTGGTCTCCCTTGGTCTTATGACCGTGCTGCTCTTCCCGTCCCTGGTTTCGGCCAAGGACCTCACCATCGGCCTCATTCTGGTCGGCCCGTACAACGACAAAGGCTACAGTCAGGCCCAGTACGAAGGCGGCAAATACGTCGAGGAAAAACTCCCCGGCACGAAGCTGATCTATCTGGACAAGGTCAACCCCGCCGACCGTCCCGGCCTGACCATTCCGCAGATCGTCGATGATCTGGTGGAAAAGGGCGCGGACCTGATCATCGCGGGCTCCGACGACATGAAGGACGGCATCCGCGAGGCCGCGAGCCTGCACCCGGACAAGACGTTCGTGCATGTCTCCGGCGACGACGTCATCACCGGCAAGGCCCCGGCCAATCTGGGCAACCTGTTCGGCCGCATGGAATACGGCAAGATGATGGCCGGTTTCACCGCCGCCCTGACCTCCAAGACGGGCAAGGTCGCCTACCTGGGTCCGCTGATCAACGAGGAGACCCGCCGTCTGGCCGCTTCCGCCTTCCTGGGCGCCCGCTACGCCTGGACCGAAGTGCTGGGCAAGAAGGCCGAAGACCTCAAGTTCAAGGTCAGCTGGATCGGCTTCTGGTTCAACATCCCCGGCGTGACCACGGACCCGGCCCAGGTCGCGGGCTCTTTCTTCGACGGCGGATACGATGTCGTCATTTCCGGCATCGACACCCCCGAGGCAGTGGCTGTGGCGCGTCAGAAGCGCGACCAGGGCCGCGAAGCCTGGGCCGTCCCGTACGACTACGCCAAGGCCTGCGAAGGCCAGGGCCCGACCTGCATCGGCGTGCCCTACTTCAATTGGGGCCCGTCCTTTTTGCGTCAGGCCAAGGCTGTTCAAGACGGCTCCTGGAAGCAGGACTTCCAGTGGGAAGCTCCGCACTGGGCCGACATCAACGATCACGACGCATCCACTGTCGGCTTCATGGCCGGCGAAGGCCTGTCCGCCGAGAACAAGGCCCGGCTCGATGCCTTTGTGGCCGATCTGGGCGCGCACAAAATCAATCTCTTCAGCGGACCGCTCAACTTCCAGGACGGCACGCCCTTCCTGAAGGCCGGCGACACGGCCACGGACGAGCAGGTCTGGTCGCTGCCGCAGCTGCTTGAAGGCATGGAAGGCCAGTCCAGCGCGCAGTGA
- a CDS encoding ATP-binding cassette domain-containing protein has protein sequence MIVLRDISKHYGRVRANDSISLTLEPGRIYALVGENGAGKSTLMRILAGHTVPDSGVITLRGEEHPGLTPAMAARLGVGMLYQDPLDFPALPVWENFRLSGPSRNRTQVVDRLGELSNHLGVCFLPDEPVASMTVGERQLLELLRLLDLGATTLILDEPTTGITPEQKRDLFGLLSRLARQEGHTVILVTHKLSEALEMADAIFVMRQGRLEARLTPPYDSEELVRRMFGDTAAQSTDSALPEIGQSRRVTLAETVFAGPKYHLGPLNLSAAPGEIIGLAGLDGSGQELFLRGLCGLDRMAAGSLTLNNAAHARTHFKTLRREGVHFVPADRMSQALFPDLSIRDHILLAFPKHAARLEEFHQSQCVERFDLRAHPDTPAKALSGGNQQRLLLSLIPDDAPLLLMEHPTRGLDAGSSRQVWEHLRKRCAAGATLFFFSPDLDEVIEHSHRVLIFFDRALVADVPRHNASVEILGALMAGKKPEGAHAA, from the coding sequence ATGATCGTTTTACGCGACATCAGTAAGCACTACGGCCGGGTCCGGGCCAACGACTCCATCAGCCTGACCCTGGAACCCGGCCGCATCTACGCCCTGGTGGGAGAAAACGGGGCCGGCAAGAGCACGCTCATGCGTATTCTGGCCGGCCATACCGTGCCCGACTCCGGAGTCATCACCCTGCGCGGCGAGGAACATCCGGGCCTGACCCCGGCCATGGCTGCGCGCCTGGGCGTGGGCATGCTCTACCAGGATCCGCTGGACTTTCCGGCCCTGCCGGTCTGGGAAAATTTCCGCCTGAGCGGCCCGTCCCGGAACAGAACGCAGGTTGTGGACCGCCTGGGCGAGCTCTCCAACCACCTGGGCGTCTGTTTCCTGCCGGACGAGCCCGTGGCCTCCATGACCGTGGGCGAACGCCAGCTGCTCGAACTGCTGCGCCTCCTTGACCTGGGCGCGACGACCCTCATCCTCGACGAGCCGACCACGGGCATCACCCCGGAACAGAAACGCGACCTCTTCGGCCTGCTCTCCCGCCTGGCCCGCCAGGAAGGGCACACGGTCATCCTGGTCACGCACAAGCTCTCCGAAGCGCTGGAGATGGCCGACGCCATCTTTGTCATGCGCCAGGGTCGCCTGGAAGCCCGGCTGACCCCGCCTTACGACTCCGAAGAGCTGGTCCGGCGCATGTTCGGCGACACGGCCGCGCAATCCACGGACAGCGCCCTGCCCGAAATCGGACAAAGCAGGCGCGTGACCTTGGCCGAGACGGTCTTCGCCGGGCCCAAATACCATTTGGGTCCGCTGAATCTTTCGGCCGCGCCCGGCGAGATCATCGGCCTGGCCGGACTCGACGGCAGCGGCCAGGAACTTTTCCTGCGCGGCCTGTGCGGACTGGACCGCATGGCTGCGGGCAGCCTCACGCTCAACAACGCCGCGCACGCCCGGACACATTTCAAGACATTGCGCCGCGAAGGCGTGCATTTCGTGCCTGCCGACCGCATGAGCCAGGCCCTCTTCCCGGACCTGTCCATCCGCGACCACATCCTGCTCGCCTTTCCCAAACACGCCGCGAGGCTGGAGGAATTCCACCAGTCGCAGTGCGTGGAGCGCTTCGATCTGCGCGCCCATCCGGACACCCCGGCCAAGGCCCTGTCCGGCGGCAACCAGCAACGCCTGCTCCTGTCGCTCATCCCCGACGACGCCCCGCTCTTGCTCATGGAGCATCCCACCCGGGGCCTGGACGCCGGATCGTCCAGGCAGGTCTGGGAGCACTTGCGCAAACGCTGCGCCGCGGGCGCGACGCTCTTCTTCTTTTCACCCGATCTGGATGAGGTCATCGAACACAGCCACCGCGTGCTGATCTTTTTTGACCGCGCCCTCGTGGCCGACGTGCCGCGTCACAACGCAAGCGTTGAAATTCTGGGGGCCCTCATGGCCGGAAAAAAACCGGAGGGCGCCCATGCCGCGTAA
- a CDS encoding ABC transporter permease: MPRNFWLQQAIWIAAALALTLALTVLVALPSGAPPFATLRILLLGGLGSMSKFGQVLTVFVPLLLCSMGLLIPFTARLWNIGIEGQIVLGAIFCTGAMMPFDQGGPAHIALALLAGMLGGALWALLAGLLKTHGRVHEIFSGLGLNFVAMGLAIWLIFGPWKRPGVASMSGTETLHPSLWLERIGSLAASWTALGLACAALALVAILLVRTQWGLGLKAVGQNPKAARLFDLAPRLRMLQAFALCGALGGLAGAVQVLGVYHRLLPSISSGYGYTALLIGMMSGFRILPVPFICFFFAVLNVGSIQLPLQLNLDSSLSGVIQGLLVLSVFVTQGLRTSMNRRREER, translated from the coding sequence ATGCCGCGTAACTTCTGGCTGCAACAGGCGATCTGGATCGCCGCCGCTCTGGCGCTGACCCTGGCCCTGACCGTGCTCGTGGCCCTGCCTTCGGGCGCGCCCCCTTTTGCGACCCTGCGCATCCTGCTTCTGGGCGGGCTTGGCTCCATGTCCAAGTTCGGGCAGGTGCTGACGGTCTTCGTGCCGCTGCTGCTCTGCTCCATGGGCCTGCTCATCCCTTTCACGGCCCGGTTGTGGAACATCGGCATCGAGGGGCAGATCGTGCTCGGGGCGATTTTCTGCACCGGCGCGATGATGCCTTTCGACCAGGGCGGACCCGCCCACATCGCATTGGCGCTTCTGGCGGGCATGCTCGGAGGGGCGCTCTGGGCGCTTCTGGCCGGTCTGCTCAAGACCCATGGGCGCGTGCACGAGATCTTTTCCGGGCTGGGGCTCAATTTCGTGGCCATGGGGCTGGCCATCTGGCTCATCTTCGGTCCCTGGAAACGTCCGGGCGTGGCCTCCATGAGCGGCACCGAGACCCTGCACCCCTCCCTGTGGCTGGAGCGCATCGGGAGCCTGGCCGCCAGCTGGACCGCCCTTGGCCTGGCCTGCGCCGCGCTTGCGCTGGTGGCCATTCTGCTCGTGCGCACGCAATGGGGGCTGGGGCTCAAGGCCGTGGGACAGAACCCCAAGGCCGCCCGCCTTTTTGACCTTGCCCCCCGCCTGCGCATGCTGCAGGCCTTCGCCCTGTGCGGGGCGCTGGGTGGGCTCGCCGGGGCCGTGCAGGTCCTTGGCGTCTACCATCGCCTGCTGCCGAGCATCTCTTCGGGCTACGGGTACACGGCCCTGTTGATCGGCATGATGTCCGGATTCAGGATCCTGCCTGTACCCTTCATCTGCTTCTTTTTCGCCGTGCTGAACGTCGGCTCCATCCAATTGCCCCTGCAGCTGAATTTGGATTCGTCTTTGAGCGGCGTCATCCAGGGACTCCTGGTTCTGTCCGTCTTTGTCACGCAGGGCCTTCGCACCTCCATGAACCGTCGCCGGGAGGAACGCTGA
- a CDS encoding ABC transporter permease — MQEFALIMAGILLAGAPLVLATLGETITEKAGVINLSLDGTMLLAAMASFALASATGSAWTGALGGMAVGAAVASVLGLTNIYLGQSQLAVGFILTLLTRDLAYFLGHSYSRQPGPSLGYWGIPGLSETPLLDLLLGRQSPVVSISLAAIALCWWWMYKTNAGMRLRAVGESPRAAFGRGIRVRFSRLMACLAGGALVGLAGAAYSLAVKPGWGRPQGCEGAGWIALAIVIFGGWHPVRAAIGAYFFAALQVSGIYLQDIFPSIPAQVFQVAPFPMMIVTLLAVNLGRVGFVQDLMRRYPFLKRFSGSWPITAPAALGQDFDPKKGL, encoded by the coding sequence ATGCAGGAATTCGCGCTCATCATGGCCGGCATCCTTCTGGCCGGCGCGCCCCTGGTCCTGGCAACCCTGGGCGAGACCATCACCGAGAAGGCCGGGGTCATCAACCTGTCCCTGGACGGAACCATGCTCCTGGCCGCCATGGCCTCCTTCGCCCTGGCCTCGGCCACGGGCAGCGCCTGGACCGGAGCGCTCGGCGGCATGGCCGTGGGTGCCGCCGTGGCCTCGGTGCTGGGGCTGACCAACATCTACCTGGGACAGTCGCAACTGGCCGTGGGCTTCATCCTGACCCTCCTGACCCGCGACCTGGCCTATTTCCTGGGCCATTCCTACTCCCGCCAGCCCGGCCCGAGCCTTGGCTACTGGGGCATCCCCGGACTGTCCGAAACGCCGCTGCTGGACCTTCTGCTCGGACGGCAATCGCCAGTGGTCAGCATCAGCCTTGCGGCCATCGCGCTGTGCTGGTGGTGGATGTACAAAACCAATGCGGGCATGCGGCTGCGCGCCGTGGGGGAATCGCCCCGAGCGGCCTTCGGTCGCGGCATCCGGGTGCGGTTTTCACGGCTCATGGCCTGTCTGGCCGGGGGAGCGTTGGTGGGTCTAGCCGGAGCGGCCTACTCCCTGGCCGTGAAGCCGGGCTGGGGACGGCCCCAGGGCTGCGAAGGCGCAGGCTGGATCGCCTTGGCCATCGTCATCTTCGGCGGCTGGCATCCGGTGCGGGCGGCCATCGGAGCGTATTTCTTCGCGGCCCTGCAGGTCTCGGGCATCTACCTGCAGGACATCTTCCCCTCCATCCCGGCCCAGGTCTTCCAGGTCGCACCCTTCCCGATGATGATCGTGACCCTTCTGGCCGTGAACCTCGGCCGGGTCGGCTTCGTGCAGGACCTGATGCGCCGCTACCCCTTCCTGAAACGTTTCTCAGGAAGCTGGCCCATCACCGCGCCTGCGGCGCTGGGACAGGATTTTGACCCGAAGAAGGGGTTGTGA
- a CDS encoding bifunctional diguanylate cyclase/phosphodiesterase, which produces MLASEHTPSMVFFTLIRSPLRPEALGALLTSPAVIIDSDVYLRPGLSSEAKRPPEATPPADSVLDGFVEYHRLAQKNVFMEEVLSQLETPVLAGYADGRILGGNEAFLNLCGYSRYDLVTRNWTIDLASLDFQALQEKVFASLLATGRMQEFHTELQTSKGAYVPCNVSVFLHKDEKGRPLFFSAHYNPATSSPDPKSSQPTSSHIFSDSLELALKRSIRHPDYAFAVLVMGIDNAEQVLLQIEDQQAFLELLAKRTVNCLRTLDIPACLDSEQFSILLDNVTDVIGAVRVAQRIQEETARPFRLGQSELRVTCSFGVVLAPRNYTDEKDILQDAQTALSRAVQRGERQIVIFDDRQNSQAVQFLRIESGLRSALLENEVCMHYQPIVHLGAGTISGVEAFMRWNHKRKGLLRAEWFLPFAEHSDVVFELEAWAVRRACSALRRFQQVMGETFFLGLNVSLKNALRLGFLEELIEVVLEHGLSPASIVLEVREEWLKYFAERFSNVFAEVNKAGVGIVVDHFDATHISLADLHRFPLRGLKLDTALQNDQGVLASLSSIARSTGLILVAPGVEDKARLQSLQDHGCTYAQGDALAPVMDETALLDYLQRRS; this is translated from the coding sequence GTGCTGGCCAGCGAACACACGCCGAGCATGGTGTTCTTCACGCTCATCCGCTCGCCCCTGCGGCCCGAAGCATTAGGCGCTCTGCTGACATCTCCCGCCGTGATCATTGACTCGGATGTCTACCTGCGGCCGGGTTTATCTTCCGAAGCAAAGAGGCCTCCCGAGGCGACTCCCCCTGCCGATTCGGTTCTTGACGGGTTTGTCGAGTACCACCGATTGGCCCAGAAAAATGTTTTCATGGAAGAGGTGCTGAGCCAGCTGGAAACCCCGGTATTGGCCGGATACGCAGACGGGCGCATTCTGGGTGGAAACGAGGCTTTTCTCAATCTTTGCGGATATTCACGATACGACCTTGTGACACGGAACTGGACAATCGATCTTGCAAGCCTCGATTTTCAGGCTTTGCAGGAAAAGGTCTTCGCGTCTCTCCTTGCAACTGGCCGCATGCAAGAATTTCACACGGAGTTGCAGACGTCCAAAGGGGCGTACGTGCCCTGCAATGTCAGCGTGTTCCTGCACAAGGATGAAAAAGGGCGCCCGCTTTTCTTTTCCGCGCATTACAATCCGGCAACGAGTTCTCCGGACCCGAAAAGTTCGCAGCCTACATCCAGTCATATTTTTTCCGACAGCCTTGAGCTGGCCCTGAAGCGGTCGATCAGGCACCCGGACTACGCTTTCGCCGTGCTGGTCATGGGGATCGACAACGCGGAGCAGGTTCTTCTCCAGATCGAGGATCAGCAGGCATTTTTGGAACTGCTCGCAAAGCGGACCGTCAACTGTCTGCGCACGCTCGATATTCCGGCATGTCTGGATTCCGAGCAATTCTCCATACTGCTCGACAACGTCACGGACGTCATCGGCGCAGTACGCGTGGCCCAGCGCATTCAAGAGGAAACAGCCAGACCGTTCAGGCTTGGGCAGAGCGAACTGCGCGTGACGTGCAGCTTTGGCGTGGTCCTGGCCCCCAGGAATTATACGGACGAAAAGGACATCCTGCAGGATGCGCAGACCGCGTTGAGTCGTGCCGTGCAGCGGGGCGAACGGCAGATCGTGATCTTCGATGACCGGCAGAACAGTCAGGCCGTGCAGTTTTTGCGGATCGAGAGCGGGCTGCGCAGCGCGCTTCTGGAGAATGAAGTGTGCATGCACTATCAGCCGATAGTGCATCTCGGAGCCGGGACCATCAGCGGCGTCGAGGCTTTCATGCGCTGGAATCACAAGCGAAAAGGGCTGCTGCGGGCTGAATGGTTCCTGCCTTTCGCGGAGCACAGCGATGTTGTTTTCGAGCTGGAGGCGTGGGCGGTGCGAAGGGCCTGCTCGGCCCTGAGGCGTTTCCAGCAGGTCATGGGGGAAACGTTTTTTCTGGGCCTCAATGTTTCTCTCAAAAATGCCCTGCGCCTCGGCTTCCTTGAAGAATTGATAGAGGTTGTTCTTGAGCACGGGCTCAGTCCCGCATCCATTGTCCTGGAAGTGCGCGAGGAGTGGCTGAAATATTTCGCGGAGCGATTTTCAAATGTTTTTGCGGAGGTGAACAAAGCCGGTGTGGGCATCGTCGTGGACCATTTCGACGCGACCCACATCTCGCTTGCGGACCTGCATCGCTTTCCGCTGCGCGGGCTCAAGCTGGACACTGCACTGCAGAACGATCAGGGCGTGCTTGCAAGCCTCTCCTCCATCGCCAGGAGCACGGGGCTCATTCTCGTCGCCCCCGGCGTCGAGGACAAGGCGCGCCTGCAATCACTGCAGGACCACGGCTGCACCTATGCCCAGGGCGACGCCCTGGCGCCGGTGATGGACGAGACGGCCCTCCTTGATTATCTGCAACGTCGCTCCTGA
- a CDS encoding diguanylate cyclase domain-containing protein gives MKSKDSKKNAFDKKALLGQVLKKNEKIKKNVKKAAGDLTSVNKVLKQENVTVQIMEQALVQNKDVEQKVAQAADDLRMVNVKLANEVAERMGIESELAGMKIDLAEVREDLSKAEGNVEIAQQLALQDVLTGLPNRASFEQGLAHGLIQAKRHDWGLAVLFIDIDKFKNINDSYGHDMGDHVLRTLANRLKSFVRGADMVSRWGGDEFVCLLLEVKQESDVTRIAEQLVTRIAEPCEFNGTVLSITSSIGIAMYPEDGKTVDILFKNADMAMYEAKGSKNRVVLFRTIPC, from the coding sequence ATGAAATCAAAAGATTCTAAAAAAAATGCTTTCGACAAGAAAGCTTTGCTCGGACAAGTGCTTAAAAAAAATGAAAAAATTAAAAAAAATGTCAAGAAGGCTGCCGGTGACCTCACCTCGGTAAATAAAGTCCTCAAGCAGGAAAATGTCACTGTTCAGATTATGGAGCAGGCCCTCGTTCAGAATAAGGATGTCGAACAAAAAGTCGCGCAAGCCGCTGACGATTTGAGAATGGTTAATGTCAAACTCGCCAATGAAGTGGCCGAGCGGATGGGTATTGAATCCGAACTCGCCGGTATGAAGATCGACTTGGCCGAAGTGCGTGAGGATTTGTCAAAAGCGGAAGGGAACGTGGAAATAGCACAGCAGCTTGCGCTTCAGGACGTACTCACCGGCCTGCCGAACCGTGCGTCGTTTGAACAGGGTCTCGCCCACGGGTTGATCCAGGCAAAACGGCACGATTGGGGACTCGCCGTCCTCTTTATCGATATCGACAAATTCAAGAATATCAACGACTCTTATGGTCATGACATGGGAGACCATGTGCTGCGGACGCTGGCGAACCGTTTGAAGTCATTTGTGCGAGGCGCAGATATGGTCAGTCGCTGGGGAGGCGATGAATTTGTGTGTCTGCTGCTTGAAGTCAAGCAGGAATCCGACGTGACTCGCATTGCAGAGCAGTTGGTGACTCGGATTGCAGAACCGTGCGAGTTTAACGGAACGGTTCTTTCCATAACAAGCAGTATCGGTATTGCCATGTATCCTGAAGATGGAAAAACGGTTGATATTCTTTTCAAAAATGCCGATATGGCGATGTATGAAGCCAAGGGATCAAAGAATCGAGTGGTGCTGTTTCGGACCATCCCTTGTTAA
- a CDS encoding type III polyketide synthase: MNSVILRGLGTATPPLYATQEEAYEFFNTRYPLKQSEQDLYRRILLDGKIKGRYLGMETTEDALETNPDKLLARFLTFGRSTAVAAAREALAEAGVEPAEIAGLIVNTCTGYLCPGLSSYIAQDLGLRTSIRFQDLMGMGCGAAIPNLESAAGMLMRSVEGPILSIAVEVCTATIFPSHDPEQVVSNCIFGDGAAAAVLDFLPDDSPGGLLRMVDFATGLFPKHRAELCYRTEGGLLRNHLSMRVPIVGARTGKEVASRLLAWHGLSPSDIDWWAVHPGGTVVLDQVSKELELTREDLRFSYDVFQNYGNMSSPTVLFVLRKLLDSGLAKPGQRGMLLAFGVGFSAFAGLIEFSGTPSRLC, encoded by the coding sequence ATGAACAGCGTCATCCTCAGAGGCCTGGGCACGGCCACGCCGCCCCTCTATGCAACGCAAGAGGAGGCCTATGAGTTCTTCAACACGCGCTACCCCTTGAAACAGAGTGAACAGGATCTGTACCGCCGCATTCTCCTGGATGGGAAGATCAAGGGCCGCTATCTGGGGATGGAGACCACGGAGGACGCTCTTGAAACCAACCCCGACAAGCTCCTGGCCCGCTTCCTGACTTTCGGCCGCTCCACGGCCGTCGCCGCCGCGCGCGAGGCCCTGGCGGAGGCCGGCGTCGAACCCGCCGAGATCGCGGGTCTGATCGTTAACACCTGCACCGGCTACCTCTGCCCGGGCCTGTCCTCATATATCGCGCAGGATCTGGGGCTTCGGACGTCCATCCGTTTTCAGGACCTGATGGGCATGGGGTGCGGCGCGGCCATCCCGAATCTTGAATCTGCTGCGGGCATGCTGATGCGCAGCGTGGAGGGGCCGATCCTGAGCATCGCGGTGGAGGTCTGTACGGCCACCATATTCCCCAGCCATGATCCGGAACAGGTGGTGAGCAATTGCATATTCGGAGACGGCGCCGCCGCTGCAGTGCTCGACTTCCTGCCTGATGACAGTCCGGGCGGGCTGCTGCGCATGGTGGACTTTGCCACCGGCCTGTTTCCCAAACACCGCGCGGAGCTGTGTTACCGGACTGAAGGAGGCCTTTTGCGCAATCACCTGAGCATGCGTGTGCCGATCGTCGGGGCGCGCACCGGCAAGGAGGTGGCATCCCGGCTGCTGGCCTGGCACGGCCTTTCGCCGAGTGACATCGACTGGTGGGCGGTGCATCCGGGCGGCACGGTCGTGCTGGACCAGGTCTCCAAGGAACTGGAACTGACCCGCGAGGATCTGCGTTTTTCCTACGATGTCTTCCAAAACTACGGCAACATGTCGTCGCCTACGGTTCTGTTTGTGCTGCGGAAACTTCTCGACAGTGGTCTTGCAAAGCCAGGCCAGAGGGGCATGCTCCTCGCGTTTGGCGTCGGTTTTTCCGCCTTTGCGGGGCTCATCGAATTTTCCGGCACCCCTTCAAGGCTTTGTTAG
- a CDS encoding methyltransferase domain-containing protein has protein sequence MFDSRATAHEFLDRPDCDPELAAASYRFMELVNGYFGGIRVVRRFLHAETAGRHDAAPLRVLDIGSGSCDIPLAVSRWAQVRGIPLHFTCLEMADHAMDIARGQLAKAGDPAVRLLQEDVFSHHPAEPYDCAVASMCFHHFSNEHILALLRRLRGFVRGSVLINDLRRSRLADFAARLLLTGTGMSAGVRHDALLSIRRGFTIRELKALLGQLGGTTVSVAPARWFRIAAIIRFNQGENT, from the coding sequence GTGTTTGATTCCCGCGCAACGGCGCACGAATTTCTGGATCGGCCGGACTGTGACCCCGAACTGGCCGCCGCAAGCTACCGATTCATGGAGCTGGTCAATGGCTACTTCGGCGGCATCCGGGTCGTGCGGCGTTTCCTGCACGCCGAAACGGCGGGGCGTCATGACGCTGCCCCGCTGCGGGTGCTCGACATCGGCTCGGGCAGCTGCGACATCCCGCTCGCGGTGAGCCGGTGGGCGCAGGTGCGCGGCATTCCCCTGCATTTCACGTGCTTGGAAATGGCCGATCATGCCATGGACATCGCGCGCGGACAGCTCGCAAAAGCTGGCGACCCGGCGGTGCGGCTGCTGCAGGAAGACGTCTTCAGTCACCACCCTGCAGAACCGTACGATTGCGCCGTGGCCTCCATGTGTTTTCATCATTTCAGCAATGAGCACATCCTCGCGCTGCTGCGGCGGCTGCGAGGCTTCGTGCGCGGCAGCGTGCTGATCAACGACCTGCGGCGCTCCCGGCTGGCGGACTTTGCTGCGCGGCTGCTGCTGACGGGGACCGGCATGTCGGCCGGAGTCCGGCATGACGCCCTGCTTTCCATCCGGCGCGGTTTCACAATCCGTGAACTGAAGGCGTTGCTCGGGCAACTGGGCGGGACCACGGTTTCGGTGGCTCCGGCCCGCTGGTTCCGGATTGCCGCCATCATTCGATTCAACCAGGGAGAAAATACATGA